A single region of the Branchiostoma lanceolatum isolate klBraLanc5 chromosome 1, klBraLanc5.hap2, whole genome shotgun sequence genome encodes:
- the LOC136448073 gene encoding forkhead box protein N4-like isoform X2: MAIGNGDAKMDYFGQAPADPEQSLQEMIDSDVRDQMQEILKGAEDFADNTNLINMDLDKMLDLPSDLQNLTWDSPDFQPLSSAEQAQYLSNLNDSFGDENLMVNPQTGLPVSPQKGQVITTTTMAGTPTITSSQGMPSQHAIDQSQHAMGHIQGQQQQQHFVTNSQVTQGVGVQGVFTATQFQASPVSSMQQLPQQSPQVLQAQFFPQYINVLPASSNQPLSPTYVTQPMTRPLPVSMATSVSTPINHTHRQLDQTSEPAPKQPKIAQKDKTETEKVYPKPAYSYSCLIAMALKNSKTGCLPVSEIYNFMCDNFPYFKTAPDGWKNSVRHNLSLNKCFEKVEKSTGGTSKKGCLWTLNPAKVAKMEEEVQKITRKDPQAIRRCMANPEYLPDIVKEGKKFCANPFPKPETNFKPVERVEPANPIPRLPDDQTTKDAVNDLLRVETSLMDPQVDPPLTSASTHLNNSLLDDLNALGEDGLLLDTNVTSSLTSTTTADMDFGLFGLGSYSQLESTRAQLNSSPVKTVTAFT, encoded by the exons ATGGCCATCGGAAACGGAGACGCAAAAATGGACTATTTCGGACAAGCTCCTGCCGATCCTGAGCAGTCGCTGCAAGAAATGATAGACTCGGACGTCCGCGATCAAATGCAGGAGATTTTGAAGGGTGCAGAGGATTTTGCCGACAACACAAATCTTATAAACATGGACTTGGACAAAATGCTGGATCTGCCGAGCGACTTGCAGAACCTGACCTGGGACAGTCCCGACTTCCAGCCACTGTCGTCTGCAGAACAAGCACAG TACCTGAGTAACCTGAATGATTCGTTCGGAGATGAGAACTTGATGGTCAACCCCCAGACTGGCCTGCCGGTCAGCCCGCAGAAGGGCCAGGTCATCACCACGACAACCATGGCGGGGACGCCAACCATCACGTCCTCGCAGGGGATGCCTTCCCAGCATGCCATAGATCaatcccagcatgcaatggggCATATACAAGGgcaacagcagcaacagcatTTTGTGACAAATTCCCAAGTTACACAAG GTGTTGGAGTACAAGGGGTGTTCACGGCCACCCAGTTCCAAGCCTCACCTGTTTCCTCCATGCAGCAGCTCCCCCAGCAGTCCCCACAGGTACTGCAGGCCCAGTTTTTCCCTCAGTACATCAACGTCCTTCCAGCATCCTCCAACCAGCCCCTTTCTCCAACCTACGTCACCCAGCCAATGACAAGGCCCCTGCCGGTGTCCATGGCAACCAGTGTATCCACGCCCATCAACCACACGCATCGGCAACTGGACCAAACTTCGGAGCCAGCTCCGAAACAGCCCAAAATCGCACAGAAGGACAAAACGGAGACCGAAAAGGTCTATCCGAAACCTGCGTACTCCTACAGCTGTTTGATAGCGATGGCGCTCAAGAACAGTAAGACGGGCTGTCTACCTGTGAGCGAGATATACAACTTCATGTGCGATAACTTTCCGTACTTCAAGACTGCACCTGACGGCTGGAAGAACTCGGTTAGACATAACCTGTCGTTGAACAAGTGTTTTGAGAAGGTGGAGAAGAGCACAGGCGGCACCAGTAAGAAGGGGTGCCTGTGGACTCTGAACCCGGCCAAAGTTGCCAAGATGGAGGAAGAGGTTCAGAAGATCACCAGAAAAGACCCACAAGCCATAAGACGGTGTATGGCGAATCCAG AATACCTGCCAGACATAGTAAAAGAGGGTAAGAAGTTCTGCGCCAACCCTTTCCCCAAACCGGAGACCAACTTCAAACCGGTGGAACGTGTGGAACCCGCGAATCCGATCCCTCGTTTACCGGACGACCAGACAACAAAGGACGCCGTCAACGACTTGCTGAGGGTCGAGACTAGTTTGATGGACCCGCAG GTTGACCCGCCCTTGACCTCTGCCTCCACCCATCTCAACAACTCCCTCCTGGACGACCTGAACGCCCTTGGCGAAGACGGACTCCTCCTGGACACAAACGTGACCAGCAGCCTGACGTCAACAACTACCGCTGACATGGATTTCGGACTCTTCGGTCTCGGCTCGTACTCCCAACTTGAGAGCACTCGTGCGCAACTCAATAGTAGTCCAGTGAAAACGGTCACAGCTTTCACATAG
- the LOC136448073 gene encoding forkhead box protein N4-like isoform X1, with translation MAIGNGDAKMDYFGQAPADPEQSLQEMIDSDVRDQMQEILKGAEDFADNTNLINMDLDKMLDLPSDLQNLTWDSPDFQPLSSAEQAQYLSNLNDSFGDENLMVNPQTGLPVSPQKGQVITTTTMAGTPTITSSQGMPSQHAIDQSQHAMGHIQGQQQQQHFVTNSQVTQGVGVQGVFTATQFQASPVSSMQQLPQQSPQVLQAQFFPQYINVLPASSNQPLSPTYVTQPMTRPLPVSMATSVSTPINHTHRQLDQTSEPAPKQPKIAQKDKTETEKVYPKPAYSYSCLIAMALKNSKTGCLPVSEIYNFMCDNFPYFKTAPDGWKNSVRHNLSLNKCFEKVEKSTGGTSKKGCLWTLNPAKVAKMEEEVQKITRKDPQAIRRCMANPEYLPDIVKEGKKFCANPFPKPETNFKPVERVEPANPIPRLPDDQTTKDAVNDLLRVETSLMDPQVLYFLEVDPPLTSASTHLNNSLLDDLNALGEDGLLLDTNVTSSLTSTTTADMDFGLFGLGSYSQLESTRAQLNSSPVKTVTAFT, from the exons ATGGCCATCGGAAACGGAGACGCAAAAATGGACTATTTCGGACAAGCTCCTGCCGATCCTGAGCAGTCGCTGCAAGAAATGATAGACTCGGACGTCCGCGATCAAATGCAGGAGATTTTGAAGGGTGCAGAGGATTTTGCCGACAACACAAATCTTATAAACATGGACTTGGACAAAATGCTGGATCTGCCGAGCGACTTGCAGAACCTGACCTGGGACAGTCCCGACTTCCAGCCACTGTCGTCTGCAGAACAAGCACAG TACCTGAGTAACCTGAATGATTCGTTCGGAGATGAGAACTTGATGGTCAACCCCCAGACTGGCCTGCCGGTCAGCCCGCAGAAGGGCCAGGTCATCACCACGACAACCATGGCGGGGACGCCAACCATCACGTCCTCGCAGGGGATGCCTTCCCAGCATGCCATAGATCaatcccagcatgcaatggggCATATACAAGGgcaacagcagcaacagcatTTTGTGACAAATTCCCAAGTTACACAAG GTGTTGGAGTACAAGGGGTGTTCACGGCCACCCAGTTCCAAGCCTCACCTGTTTCCTCCATGCAGCAGCTCCCCCAGCAGTCCCCACAGGTACTGCAGGCCCAGTTTTTCCCTCAGTACATCAACGTCCTTCCAGCATCCTCCAACCAGCCCCTTTCTCCAACCTACGTCACCCAGCCAATGACAAGGCCCCTGCCGGTGTCCATGGCAACCAGTGTATCCACGCCCATCAACCACACGCATCGGCAACTGGACCAAACTTCGGAGCCAGCTCCGAAACAGCCCAAAATCGCACAGAAGGACAAAACGGAGACCGAAAAGGTCTATCCGAAACCTGCGTACTCCTACAGCTGTTTGATAGCGATGGCGCTCAAGAACAGTAAGACGGGCTGTCTACCTGTGAGCGAGATATACAACTTCATGTGCGATAACTTTCCGTACTTCAAGACTGCACCTGACGGCTGGAAGAACTCGGTTAGACATAACCTGTCGTTGAACAAGTGTTTTGAGAAGGTGGAGAAGAGCACAGGCGGCACCAGTAAGAAGGGGTGCCTGTGGACTCTGAACCCGGCCAAAGTTGCCAAGATGGAGGAAGAGGTTCAGAAGATCACCAGAAAAGACCCACAAGCCATAAGACGGTGTATGGCGAATCCAG AATACCTGCCAGACATAGTAAAAGAGGGTAAGAAGTTCTGCGCCAACCCTTTCCCCAAACCGGAGACCAACTTCAAACCGGTGGAACGTGTGGAACCCGCGAATCCGATCCCTCGTTTACCGGACGACCAGACAACAAAGGACGCCGTCAACGACTTGCTGAGGGTCGAGACTAGTTTGATGGACCCGCAGGTACTATATTTCTTGGAG GTTGACCCGCCCTTGACCTCTGCCTCCACCCATCTCAACAACTCCCTCCTGGACGACCTGAACGCCCTTGGCGAAGACGGACTCCTCCTGGACACAAACGTGACCAGCAGCCTGACGTCAACAACTACCGCTGACATGGATTTCGGACTCTTCGGTCTCGGCTCGTACTCCCAACTTGAGAGCACTCGTGCGCAACTCAATAGTAGTCCAGTGAAAACGGTCACAGCTTTCACATAG
- the LOC136448073 gene encoding forkhead box protein N4-like isoform X3, translating into MAIGNGDAKMDYFGQAPADPEQSLQEMIDSDVRDQMQEILKGAEDFADNTNLINMDLDKMLDLPSDLQNLTWDSPDFQPLSSAEQAQYLSNLNDSFGDENLMVNPQTGLPVSPQKGQVITTTTMAGTPTITSSQGMPSQHAIDQSQHAMGHIQGQQQQQHFVTNSQVTQGVGVQGVFTATQFQASPVSSMQQLPQQSPQVLQAQFFPQYINVLPASSNQPLSPTYVTQPMTRPLPVSMATSVSTPINHTHRQLDQTSEPAPKQPKIAQKDKTETEKVYPKPAYSYSCLIAMALKNSKTGCLPVSEIYNFMCDNFPYFKTAPDGWKNSVRHNLSLNKCFEKVEKSTGGTSKKGCLWTLNPAKVAKMEEEVQKITRKDPQAIRRCMANPEYLPDIVKEGKKFCANPFPKPETNFKPVERVEPANPIPRLPDDQTTKDAVNDLLRVETSLMDPQVLYFLEDDKQSS; encoded by the exons ATGGCCATCGGAAACGGAGACGCAAAAATGGACTATTTCGGACAAGCTCCTGCCGATCCTGAGCAGTCGCTGCAAGAAATGATAGACTCGGACGTCCGCGATCAAATGCAGGAGATTTTGAAGGGTGCAGAGGATTTTGCCGACAACACAAATCTTATAAACATGGACTTGGACAAAATGCTGGATCTGCCGAGCGACTTGCAGAACCTGACCTGGGACAGTCCCGACTTCCAGCCACTGTCGTCTGCAGAACAAGCACAG TACCTGAGTAACCTGAATGATTCGTTCGGAGATGAGAACTTGATGGTCAACCCCCAGACTGGCCTGCCGGTCAGCCCGCAGAAGGGCCAGGTCATCACCACGACAACCATGGCGGGGACGCCAACCATCACGTCCTCGCAGGGGATGCCTTCCCAGCATGCCATAGATCaatcccagcatgcaatggggCATATACAAGGgcaacagcagcaacagcatTTTGTGACAAATTCCCAAGTTACACAAG GTGTTGGAGTACAAGGGGTGTTCACGGCCACCCAGTTCCAAGCCTCACCTGTTTCCTCCATGCAGCAGCTCCCCCAGCAGTCCCCACAGGTACTGCAGGCCCAGTTTTTCCCTCAGTACATCAACGTCCTTCCAGCATCCTCCAACCAGCCCCTTTCTCCAACCTACGTCACCCAGCCAATGACAAGGCCCCTGCCGGTGTCCATGGCAACCAGTGTATCCACGCCCATCAACCACACGCATCGGCAACTGGACCAAACTTCGGAGCCAGCTCCGAAACAGCCCAAAATCGCACAGAAGGACAAAACGGAGACCGAAAAGGTCTATCCGAAACCTGCGTACTCCTACAGCTGTTTGATAGCGATGGCGCTCAAGAACAGTAAGACGGGCTGTCTACCTGTGAGCGAGATATACAACTTCATGTGCGATAACTTTCCGTACTTCAAGACTGCACCTGACGGCTGGAAGAACTCGGTTAGACATAACCTGTCGTTGAACAAGTGTTTTGAGAAGGTGGAGAAGAGCACAGGCGGCACCAGTAAGAAGGGGTGCCTGTGGACTCTGAACCCGGCCAAAGTTGCCAAGATGGAGGAAGAGGTTCAGAAGATCACCAGAAAAGACCCACAAGCCATAAGACGGTGTATGGCGAATCCAG AATACCTGCCAGACATAGTAAAAGAGGGTAAGAAGTTCTGCGCCAACCCTTTCCCCAAACCGGAGACCAACTTCAAACCGGTGGAACGTGTGGAACCCGCGAATCCGATCCCTCGTTTACCGGACGACCAGACAACAAAGGACGCCGTCAACGACTTGCTGAGGGTCGAGACTAGTTTGATGGACCCGCAGGTACTATATTTCTTGGAG GATGACAAACAATCCAGTTGA